Proteins encoded by one window of Toxotes jaculatrix isolate fToxJac2 chromosome 22, fToxJac2.pri, whole genome shotgun sequence:
- the ndufb2 gene encoding NADH dehydrogenase [ubiquinone] 1 beta subcomplex subunit 2, mitochondrial, protein MSSFGRALGVLRTSTQLLRRGPRRITTRKASGGPHIEPQYRQYPQITKNQKFQSELISGAMWFWILWHCWHDPDAVLGHFPWPDASEWTDEELGIPPDDEE, encoded by the exons ATGTCTTCTTTTGGAAGGGCGCTGGGAGTCCTTCGGACAAGCACCCAGCTGCTTAGACGCGGTCCACGAAGGATAACGACCAGAAA GGCAAGTGGTGGTCCTCACATTGAGCCACAGTACCGGCAATATCCCCAGATAACGAAGAACCAGAAATTTCAGTCAGAGCTCATCAGTGGAGCCATGTGGTTTTGGATCCTTTGGCACTGTTGGCATGATCCTGACGCAGTTCTG GGTCACTTCCCTTGGCCCGATGCTTCTGAATGGACTGATGAGGAGCTTGGAATCCCACCAGATGACGAGGAATGA
- the kdm7aa gene encoding lysine-specific demethylase 7A, whose protein sequence is MAAAPLYCVCRQPYDVSRFMIECDICKDWFHGSCVQVEEHHAVDIDVYHCPNCDVVHGPSLMKKRNNWHRHDYTEPDDGSKPVQAGTPVFIKELQNRTFPSGEEILMRMKGEQVTPRYLERHGFNYPIVITEMEGLGLKLPAPTFSVRDVEQYVGGDKVIDVIDVARQADSKMKLSEFIKYFTKSHRPKVLNLISLEFSDTKMSELVEVPDVAQKMSWVENYWPDDSFFPKPFVQKYCLMGVKDSYTDFHIDFGGTSVWYHVLWGEKIFYLIKPTPANLALYEAWSSSPNQSEVFFGDKVDKCYKCIVPQGTTLLIPTGWIHAVLTSQDCMAFGGNFLHNLNIGMQLRCYEMERRLKTPDLFKFPYFEAICWYVAKNLHEMLKELREDNCPPPTYLVEGVKALISALRTWLKREVTEPTSEVPDNIRPNHLIKELTKEIRFVEEEPVSGSKPVKSQGSGCGVGSGSNGCPATRSTLERLCQARRARRAARRLREQQRQAPRVPSNLDILEQHTREVLKRLEVGPLEEDPAFCAKVHGKLNKVSTASAAAAAESLEDNHLRLMLVNGRIIRDMRRPGSSPVKTEGERSSVGQGPPKSCVDVKSERTQDSQEQHSTVEKPALLRGLERVKTELREEVSGHSSVSDMESDSDSPTERKASSSSSSSDEDSESSQEEEEEEEEEEERGSPQQKGSGHTIELDQSGQKLRHKHKPLKRERPTSPSTEEAIQGMLSMAGLLCSSKPEKVASSQEPWWSSPSQCSRLEQREVGQHQRRLQGDKSPMDSQGNSSSEAWDNQGLPSPLSRSHATSPETDYQYCDPSMSPPLHPSKRHAPNPPPISNQATKGKRPKKGMATAKQRLGKILKLNRHSRVFV, encoded by the exons CTGTGTGCAGGTAGAAGAGCACCATGCTGTGGATATCGATGTTTACCACTGTCCCAACTGTGATGTCGTACATGGACCCTCCCTGA TGAAAAAGCGCAACAACTGGCACAGGCATGACTACACAGAGCCAGATGATGGATCAAAGCCAGTTCAAGCTGGCACCCCAGTGTTTATCAAGGAGCTGCAGAATAGGACCTTTCCCAG TGGCGAGGAGATTCTGATGCGAATGAAGGGTGAACAGGTGACACCCCGGTACCTGGAGAGACACGGCTTCAACTACCCCATAGTGATCACTGAGATGGAGGGTCTTGGACTCAAACTGCCAGCCCCTACTTTCTCTGTCAGAGACGTGGAGCAGTATGTGG GTGGGGACAAAGTAATTGATGTGATAGATGTGGCCCGGCAGGCGGACAGCAAGATGAAGCTCAGCGAGTTTATCAAGTATTTCACCAAGTCCCATCGACCCAAGGTCCTCAACCTCATCAGCCTGGAGTTCTCTGACACTAA GATGTCGGAGTTGGTGGAGGTCCCTGATGTGGCTCAGAAGATGTCCTGGGTTGAGAACTACTGGCCAGACGACTCCTTTTTCCCCAAGCCCTTTGTCCAGAAGTACTGCCTTATGGGGGTCAAGGACAGCTATACAGATTTCCACATAGACTTTGGAGGAACCTCCGTCTGGTACCATGTTCTCTGG GGTGAGAAGATCTTCTACTTGATCAAGCCCACTCCTGCCAACCTTGCACTATATGAGGCATGGAGCTCCTCGCCCAATCAGAGTGAAGTGTTCTTTGGGGACAAAGTGGATAAGTGCTACAAGTGTATTGTACCCCAGGGAACCACCCTGCTCATCCCTACAG gctGGATCCATGCTGTTCTCACCTCTCAGGATTGCATGGCTTTTGGAGGGAACTTCCTTCACAACCTCAATATTGGCATGCAGCTCAG GTGTTATGAAATGGAGCGTCGCCTGAAAACCCCAGACCTCTTTAAGTTTCCATACTTCGAGGCCATCTGTTGGTATGTGGCCAAGAACCTCCATGAAATGCTAAAAG aGCTACGTGAGGACAACTGTCCACCACCTACCTACCTAGTGGAGGGAGTCAAGGCTTTAATCAGTGCACTGAGGACCTGGTTGAAAAGAGAG GTGACTGAGCCCACCAGTGAGGTACCAGACAATATCAGGCCTAACCATCTCATTAAAGAGCTGACCAAGGAAATCCGCTTTGTGGAG GAGGAACCAGTCAGTGGTAGCAAGCCAGTGAAATCTCAGGGAAGTGGGTGCGGAGTAGGATCTGGATCAAACGGCTGTCCGGCCACTCGCTCCACACTGGAGAGGCTGTGCCAGGCCCGGCGGGCGAGAAGAGCTGCCAGGCGGCTGAGGGAGCAACAGCGGCAGGCCCCCAGAGTGCCCTCCAACCTGGACATCTTGGAGCAGCACACCAGGGAAGTGCTGAAGAGGCTAGAGGTGGGACCGCTCGAGGAG GATCCGGCGTTCTGTGCCAAGGTTCACGGGAAGCTCAACAAAGTGTCAactgcatcagcagcagctgctgcagagtctTTAGAGGACAACCACCTACGGCTAATGCTGGTCAACGGCAGAATCATCAG agataTGAGGCGGCCAGGCAGCAGCCCGGTGAAGACGGAGGGTGAACGGTCATCTGTTGGCCAAGGTCCACCAAAGAGTTGTGTGGATGTGAAGTCGGAGAGGACACAGGACAGTCAAGAGCAGCACAGCACGGTCGAGAAACCCGCGCTCCTCA GGGGTCTGGAGAGGGTGAAGACTGAACTCAGGGAAGAAGTCTCAGGACACTCCAGTGTGTCAGACATGGAGTCAGACAGTGACTCTCCcacagag CGTAAAGCATCGTCGTCGTCATCCTCTTCTGACGAGGATTCAGAGAGTTcccaggaggaggaagaggaggaggaggaggaggaggagaggggctCACCTCAGCAGAAGGGCTCAGGGCACACCATAGAGCTGGACCAGTCTGGCCAGAAACTcaggcacaaacacaagccACTCAAACG AGAACGTCCTACCTCACCCAGCACAGAAGAGGCCATTCAGGGGATGCTGTCTATGGCTGGTCTGCTGTGCTCCTCCAAGCCAGAGAAGGTAGCCTCGTCCCAGGAGCCCTGGTGGTCCAGCCCGAGCCAGTGTTCGCGGTtggagcagagggaggtggGTCAGCACCAACGCCGGCTGCAGGGGGACAAGAGCCCGATGGACAGCCAGGGCAACAGCAGCAGCGAGGCCTGGGACAATCAGGGGCTCCCCAGCCCCCTCAGCCGAAGCCACGCCACCAGTCCAGAGACAGACTACCAGTACTGTGACCCCTCGATGTCTCCTCCGCTGCACCCTTCCAAGAGGCAcgcccccaaccccccacctaTCAGCAATCAGGCCACGAAAG gcaAACGGCCCAAAAAAGGAATGGCCACAGCCAAGCAAAGACTGGGGAAGATTCTGAAACTCAACAGACACAGTCGCGTCTTTGTGTAA